TGCCTGAAGGTCATCAAAATCCTCTGAGAGTGACTCACGGATTGATCGGTTCACTAGATCCGAAACCTAAGACGATATCTCCGCTGCTTTGATCTTCAACGCCCTATGGAGGCCTTCTTCAAAATAGATGGTTGCTCGTTACATCCCCATAATTTGTCGCTAAAACATTAAAACGTCAATCACCCTCATAGAGTGAGTGAGTATATTATTACGTGAAATTATCGAAAGTTAATATATATATACTCCTTATAGTGTTGTACTTACAAATTTGTTAGGATTTTCATTTTCCTCTTTAGGACAAACAGAATACTTGATTATTCAAGTAAGTGCACTTACAGTGTGTTTATCCATTATGGCTGTTAAAACCATTACTATTGATATGGACTCTTATAACTTGCTTTCTTCCTTGAAAGCTGAGAATGAGTCCTTTAGCACACTGATCAAGAGACGGTTGAAGCCACATTCTACGGCCGCCTTGCTCTTGTCAAAATTGCCGGAGGTGGCATTAGAACCATCCACACTCGATGGGATTGAACATGTTTATTTATCCCGCAGCCATTCCCTGGCGGAATCGCCTCTCACGGGAGATGATGCATGATCTTGGATACCACATTCTGTATCGACCTGCTGCGCGATCAAACGGGAGGAAAA
This genomic window from Verrucomicrobiota bacterium contains:
- a CDS encoding antitoxin VapB family protein; this translates as MAVKTITIDMDSYNLLSSLKAENESFSTLIKRRLKPHSTAALLLSKLPEVALEPSTLDGIEHVYLSRSHSLAESPLTGDDA